Part of the Vanessa atalanta chromosome 1, ilVanAtal1.2, whole genome shotgun sequence genome is shown below.
aagccatagatgttattattaataaaattatttatcaatgactGAGTCTTTAGTGCCATGGCTTCAAGTATTTAAGTACTTCTTATATGTGGATTGCAAGTAAAGGATAAAGAACGAATAAAACAAGCTGCTGGTAAAACCATTTCAAAGAGAGGTGCATAAATTCCATGGCCACGAGCAAGTTGTTCTGGAGTTTCTTTTGAATTGTTAGGTCTTCGAGCTATTTCTACCACATCTTCTCTTATGAACAAGACAAGCAATGTTGATTTACAGTGACTTATTGCTGCAGCTAAATGCAAAGGTGTTTGTTCTGCAAAAAAAATTTACCtgtgttattttaataggtattatttaaatgtaatttggtTGCTGGATTTGGAACTTTAAACattcaaattagttaattatagtGAACACATAAAGTTTAAACAATATGTGAAAATTCTTTACCTCCATCAGATAAAGCCCCTGGATTAGCACCAGCAGCTAACAATCTAGCGGCAGAAGCATAATTATTCCAATTACAAGCAGAATGTAATGGAGTCCAGCCAAGTTCAGTTTTAGCCCCAACATTAGCTCCTACACTAAGTAGGTATGATATCACATTTACATGGTTGCTGTATGCAGCTCTATGTAGTGGTGTATAACCATCAGAATCCCTTGCATGAACCAAACCTGGTTGTTTGATTACAAGTTCTCGAAGGGTTTCTAGTTCCCCATTTTCAGCAGCCCACAAAATGTGATCGATTGGATTctctgaaataataatttaaacacttCGATTGTAATTATACTTTCAAACATGTTATATTgactaatattcaatatttagttCAAAACATAGTTAACCTTTGGGATTTTTTACAAGATTTACATCTTGATCTGCGTCATCCCAACCAGACACAAACATTCCAGAAGTTTCAGGATTTCTTTTACATCGTTCTATTTCTTCTGAAATTTCTTTGAAATCTCGAACTTTACGTTCTTCGTCTTCCGAATCAGACATTGTAACTAGTGGTATCTGTAATATTCcatgtacaaattataaaagtaaaactttAGAAGTGTATTACTgatgttgtttttaaaattaattgaatatgtatttaaaacatttttttatttttactttttattatatttagtcgattaaaattcaaacaatacTCACAGacgattattaaattttacggtTTAAATGttagtgttttatattttaaaataataattataaacagcgAAGAgtgaatttcaatttttaagaaTGAAAACCCAGataatcgatttttttcttctaaatcaAAGAGATGTGCACAGATAATGattaatacatataacacaTACAACATATAATTGAATATGATCTCAATAAAAACAGATCTATTACATATTTAActagaaatactttttaattatttgaatttattacatctttttttttaatgtaacgaaGTTAAACATGTGTACtggtattttttttaggaagtaataatattttaatatagtaaatcAAATCTGCCAGAAACATTTTGTCGAATAATAATCAGTCTAGAAGTacgcatatttataaaattaataatatatatattataattcaagcAAAGTTTTTTTAATCCAACGAATCAAATATAGAGCTGATCATTTGAATCTGATAGTATCTTGCAACTTTGACTCAAATATATACATGCTGtacaataatatgtacatttcaCATGTATGTCATCGTATGTAGTTGaagcataataattacaatatcattGTTAATAACAGAAATACATAACTATTGCAtacacaaatttatataatatttttattgttaaatttatatttattagatttatgactataatttattttaccataATTAAACATTGATGACAACACCGATTTGTCGGCCATGATTagattgatattattttcaacatGGCGCCCAGCCTAGTTcagagtgtgtgtgtgtgaaagtGCAgtgaaattatgttaatatcaattgtttatagttataaatttagTGTATAAGTGAAAAGAGTGTGCATTAATGCAGCGGTTATCTTATCATGGCTTTGGATTTACGCTTGCACTCTCCTGCAGGCGCAGAACCTGTTGTTTATACATGGCCCCTTACATCGGGTCATGGCTcggtaagaaataaaattgttgtatactgaaaaacataaacatagtTCTGTAGATATACGTATCAGACAAATtaagttaaagtaaataatgttcATGTCTGTAAATAAACCTAAATGAAAAAGTATGAAATGCTGTCATAATGAATAGTTTAAACAACTAGGTGCGTATATGTAGATACGCTGCGTTAAGACAAATTACAGCTAATTTCTaagtatataatgaaatttagtcctttatattaaagtttttatattgaataaataaaacaaaatatcttattGTAATGTCTAATCACATGGATCTTGTATTGTGGAGTGTATTGACCTCGTGTTTTGTCAAGGTGTCGGCTTTTTTTAGATATGTACACACTGTTGCGTAGTCTTTAACCGTCctcttttatttacatttacgtatttgaaaatagatcataaattataatacaaaaatagttaaatattaaacaaatggtTTAAACACTGAGATTGTAGCTTAGGATTACATCCTGTAggttattatgataattaatatatcattcaaacaatttaaaactaaaatgacCACTGGAAAGTGAAATTCTGTCTGTTAGATAATTAAATAGGAACTGTTGTTTATTTAGatgtgataatattatattaacatatttcaaaTAGCTTGTTAATAAAACTCCAAAATTGTTCTCAAGAGTAGTAGAGGTATTTGCACAGCTGTgagacatacattttttttggtttaatatcaatactacctaaaaatgtaaatagtaacAGTAGAGCAATGACAGTATATATGTTGGAACTGTACAGACACCACATAAATGTTAATGTTACATATTcacaaagttttttattattcttatctaatattatttgaaaagtattgaacagtataataatatgtttacattataagcataatttacattttgtaaagaaattatattaatataaaaaatttttttcaagCTTTCTTGTGTTACAATTTACaatcatattaatatgaatttataaatttttcctttaaaatcatcatttgttataaataaattattaaacaactcgAGAAGATGCatacaaaataacatacaataatattaataattgatatttttgatattaattataaatgtaactatgatatgaaaaatataccTTACCTTTTACTGTATAAAGAatggtaatttatattaaaatatataatttaaatttttgtatatacaatatacaaattaattaaattttcacaagTATTAATATCTTCGAAGAGATACATAAACCTCAATATCAAAAATAGATTTACCCCAAAGTGTTTAAATTACTTGCATGTTTGTTATCAAGTATGTCTCATTAATATTTgtgaaaacatatttaacaattgATTAAATTTCCATTTCcatcatacatatttacatactattaaacctataaaatatacaagaattacatcag
Proteins encoded:
- the LOC125077173 gene encoding ankyrin repeat domain-containing protein 49; protein product: MSDSEDEERKVRDFKEISEEIERCKRNPETSGMFVSGWDDADQDVNLVKNPKENPIDHILWAAENGELETLRELVIKQPGLVHARDSDGYTPLHRAAYSNHVNVISYLLSVGANVGAKTELGWTPLHSACNWNNYASAARLLAAGANPGALSDGEQTPLHLAAAISHCKSTLLVLFIREDVVEIARRPNNSKETPEQLARGHGIYAPLFEMVLPAACFIRSLSFTCNPHIRST